A window from Theobroma cacao cultivar B97-61/B2 chromosome 3, Criollo_cocoa_genome_V2, whole genome shotgun sequence encodes these proteins:
- the LOC18604062 gene encoding uncharacterized protein At5g43822 isoform X2 encodes MEAMIKKYQQKFRKAKDDLSKWDELQSRLISQFRNASSIIDRLQVIQNSKNYASLNSVQGIEVAVLQKQMDSLQTILLLMKNTMEEFRAVVLSLDKLQRDGKQLAQGGSNQMNRKLLQQRIGVKPSLTNCMDGLMLLHEMHLAEYLFKSSLVSALSVLALRPNSSDLHALQQLLVDQPNIVKEEVQYILDIIFAEEIC; translated from the exons ATGGAGGCAATGATAAAGAAATATCAGCAGAAATTCAGAAAAGCTAAAGATGATTTGAGTAAATGGGATGAGCTTCAATCTCGATTGATTTCTCAGTTTAGAAATGCTTCTTCCATCATTGACAGATTACAG GttattcaaaattcaaaaaactaTGCAAGTTTAAATTCTGTTCAAGGGATTGAAGTTGCAGTGTTGCAAAAGCAGATGGATTCTTTGCAAACTATTCTACTCTTAATGAAGAATACCAT GGAAGAATTTCGTGCTGTTGTTCTTTCCCTCGACAAGCTTCAACGTGACGGTAAACAGCTTGCACAAGGTGGTTCTAATCAGATGAACAGGAAACTGTTGCAGCAGAGAATTGGAGTAAAACCGTCTCTTACAAATTGCATGGATGGGCTTATGCTTCTCCATGAAATGCACCTTGCTGA GTACCTGTTTAAATCATCACTGGTTTCCGCACTTTCAGTACTTGCCTTGAGACCAAA TTCCAGTGATCTACATGCACTTCAGCAACTTTTGGTTGATCAACCCAATATAGTAAAAGAGGAAG
- the LOC18604062 gene encoding uncharacterized protein At5g43822 isoform X3 encodes MEAMIKKYQQKFRKAKDDLSKWDELQSRLISQFRNASSIIDRLQVIQNSKNYASLNSVQGIEVAVLQKQMDSLQTILLLMKNTMEEFRAVVLSLDKLQRDGKQLAQGGSNQMNRKLLQQRIGVKPSLTNCMDGLMLLHEMHLAEYLFKSSLVSALSVLALRPNTIHP; translated from the exons ATGGAGGCAATGATAAAGAAATATCAGCAGAAATTCAGAAAAGCTAAAGATGATTTGAGTAAATGGGATGAGCTTCAATCTCGATTGATTTCTCAGTTTAGAAATGCTTCTTCCATCATTGACAGATTACAG GttattcaaaattcaaaaaactaTGCAAGTTTAAATTCTGTTCAAGGGATTGAAGTTGCAGTGTTGCAAAAGCAGATGGATTCTTTGCAAACTATTCTACTCTTAATGAAGAATACCAT GGAAGAATTTCGTGCTGTTGTTCTTTCCCTCGACAAGCTTCAACGTGACGGTAAACAGCTTGCACAAGGTGGTTCTAATCAGATGAACAGGAAACTGTTGCAGCAGAGAATTGGAGTAAAACCGTCTCTTACAAATTGCATGGATGGGCTTATGCTTCTCCATGAAATGCACCTTGCTGA GTACCTGTTTAAATCATCACTGGTTTCCGCACTTTCAGTACTTGCCTTGAGACCAAA